A segment of the Bacteriovorax sp. PP10 genome:
TCAACTCGATTTTCCAGAGTTGTAAGCGGCACATCGAACGTCATCAAAGACGATGTAATTATTCGTTTAATCAAATCTTTAAGCGTGAAATTTTTCTCTGCTGATTCGATACGCAATTCTTCTAGGAATAAATGATCAAGTCTATGAATACTCATTACTAAATCATCTGTAATAATCAAAGTGATCTTTGTAGTTAAATCCTGGATGTTAACAGCATTTGTTTTTGAAGGATCTATAACCCTTAGATAGATTACTGCAGCCGAATCAAGTAGTTCGTACTTAGGTAGATGCTCAGGATCAAGAGCATTTATAAGAATGCGATTCGGAATATTTAATTCTTGCGCGAGATGATTTAAGTCGCTTCGCTTGGGACCAGTGAGATCAATCCAGCGAAAATTTTGTAATTGATGTTCAGATTTCTTCATAAAATTATTATGACATTAAGATCAAACTAAGCAAAAGTTTTGTTTAGCTTAAATTGACCAAATCGAGAATTGATTTCATAATCACTTTTATGGAACAAACAATTTTAGACATTTCTTCAGATCCCGTTTACCAAGAACTTTTGACGAACTACCCACAGTTCTCAGCAGAAGCGATCGAAACAATATTACAATTTAATAAAGTTTCATCGATCATCAACATGAGAAAGGAAGCTGTTCTTAATGAACACGGACTAACTCATGGAAGATTTCATCTTCTGATGCTGCTCAAAAGACAAGAACCTAGGCACTGTCTTTCGCCTTCAGAACTCGCAAAGAGAACTGGAGTAACGAGAGGGACAATGACTCAGTTTATTGATGCTATCGAAAAAGATGGCTTCGTAAGAAGAGTTGAAGATCCTAAAGACAGAAGAGGGATGCTTGTTGAGTTGACTGAAAAAGGGGAGGCAAAGCTTAAAACACTACTGCCGATTCACATTCAGCATCTGGCAAACTACACTAAAGTTTTGAATTCAGAAGAAAGAATGATGATGATTCAAATCATGCTGAAAATGGCGAGTACATTCAAGCCTATGCATGAAACAGTGAAAGAGACGCAGACTGACGAAGTTCACGAAGCTGCTATTTCATAAGTCATTCTAGTAAACGCTCTGTAACGA
Coding sequences within it:
- a CDS encoding MarR family winged helix-turn-helix transcriptional regulator, which encodes MEQTILDISSDPVYQELLTNYPQFSAEAIETILQFNKVSSIINMRKEAVLNEHGLTHGRFHLLMLLKRQEPRHCLSPSELAKRTGVTRGTMTQFIDAIEKDGFVRRVEDPKDRRGMLVELTEKGEAKLKTLLPIHIQHLANYTKVLNSEERMMMIQIMLKMASTFKPMHETVKETQTDEVHEAAIS